The window ttatcagatattactaggaccgaacaggttcagggttatcagctattactaggaccggacaggttcagggttatcagatattactaggaatggacaggttcagggttatcagatattactaggaccggacaggttcagggttatcagatattactaggaccggacaggttcagggttatcagatattactaggaccggacaggttcagggttatcagatattactaggaccggacaggttcagggttatcagatattactaggaccggacagaatcagggttgtcagatattactaggaccggacaggttcagggttatcagatattactaggaccgaacaggttcagggttattagctattactaggaccggacaggttcagggttatcagatattactaggactggacaggttcagggttatcagatattactaggaccggacaggtttagggttatcagatattactaggaccggacaggttcagggttatcagatattactaggaccggacaggttcagggttatcagatattactaggaccggacaggttcagggttatcagatattactaggaccggacaggttcagggttatcagatattactaggaccggacaggttcagggttatcagatattactaggaccggacaggatcagggttatcagatattactaggaccggacaggttcagggttatcagatattactagaaccggacaggttcagggttatcagacattggtaacctcagggaagatgtctccatataaaacacttatagagaagcgtcttcttctgaggctgcggtggtcttagtgttatcttgtggttctgtgctggacatttctgctctgtatgaaggatctattgtataatgacaggaatgatgacatgttgtctaatgtattcacttatctctctctctctctctctctagtgttttcaggctctgacctgtgaccatggcctctccacaagacccattgctgaaggaggaggaagaagcaatggaggaccatagtgatatggatgtagaaaagggcgatatccctgagaggcagaacctgccatctctaagcgtgatgtccaccgcacgttccatcatcaccgtagtgatcctcgcctttgttaatttgctcatctatgcaaatcgctccagcgtggcgggggtgctgccttatatacagaaagcatatgacaccaatgctagtctgtccggcttattgaatacattgttcattggaagctacgtgctggtcgcaccaattgccggatatctgggcgaccactgtaataagaaatatactgtttgcgcaggagtcatcgtttggctgagcatgacacttaccctgtcattcatccctgacgggtacttcctgctcttcctgctgacgagtggactggttggagccggagaggcgactttctgcaccatcgccccctccatcattgcagacctttttacaagtgaccagcggacccgcatgctgaacgtgttttactccgtcatacctgtaggctgcggactaggatacatcatcgggcccaaagtgactgatgcagcaaggggcgattggcactgggcatttcgggtcacccctggcctgggcctcatagctgtggctttgatgattttggtcacaaaggagcttccaagaacgactacaaacgggaagaagaacaacaaatcccagaagtttgccaaatgggcgacagatctgaaaaaactatttaaaaatcgaagcttcatgttaaccaccatgggatcgacggctgtatccttcatagtgggagccataggtgtatggggtccgtcatacctgacccacgcacgaacactcctacaagagaaggacccttgccgtgctgaaccgtgtgactatcacgacatcctaatatttggtgtggttacagttgtttccggcattctgggagttgtagcagggacggagataagtaaaagatatcgcaaatccaacccacgggcggacccgcttgtgtgtggatgcgcgatgatgctctccgccccttttcttctgttggcattgacttttggcaacatcagcctcgttgccaccaacatcttcatcttcatcggagagacgcttctgtcagtaaatttcaccctcatatctgacattatactaaaagtagtaactccgtggaggagatcttcagccctggccgtgcagatgacaatctatcacctcctaggtgacgccggcagcccgtacctcatcggcctgatatctgacacctacgaacgaggatatgccaaatcccctcttctgaaataccgcagcctggagtatgccctcatgacctgcaccataatggcagtcatcggaggggcctttttcatggccacggccctatatatagagagggacgaaaaagaagcagagatggaatcagaacctccgtcatcctcctcctcctcactgcttcctgccgatgaggaccacgcttcagactgaggaaaagtcattgcttacctttatctcgtttacttcattaaaaaaaaaattaagaaaaaaataactgcatttgttctatgttccactttaccccttattctctacccaggggcagacacagacagcagagggcccttgtgcaaagaatgtgcctgtgcccccccaaaacatcaattgttcagcaccccccttccatgtgtcacttactcaggtggaaccccatatgtcacttgctgtataagtttctaattatttattaaggcctcccatatgccgcagctcattcaagccccccacattaggtagtatagattcacaacattaggtagcatagattccccacattaggtagcatagtttcctcacattaggtagcatagtttccccacattaggtagcatagattccctacattaggtagcagtttccccacattaggtagcatagtttgcccacattaggtagcatattttccccacattaggtagcatagtttccccacaataggtagcacagattccccacatta is drawn from Hyla sarda isolate aHylSar1 chromosome 4, aHylSar1.hap1, whole genome shotgun sequence and contains these coding sequences:
- the LOC130367016 gene encoding protein spinster homolog 1-like codes for the protein MASPQDPLLKEEEEAMEDHSDMDVEKGDIPERQNLPSLSVMSTARSIITVVILAFVNLLIYANRSSVAGVLPYIQKAYDTNASLSGLLNTLFIGSYVLVAPIAGYLGDHCNKKYTVCAGVIVWLSMTLTLSFIPDGYFLLFLLTSGLVGAGEATFCTIAPSIIADLFTSDQRTRMLNVFYSVIPVGCGLGYIIGPKVTDAARGDWHWAFRVTPGLGLIAVALMILVTKELPRTTTNGKKNNKSQKFAKWATDLKKLFKNRSFMLTTMGSTAVSFIVGAIGVWGPSYLTHARTLLQEKDPCRAEPCDYHDILIFGVVTVVSGILGVVAGTEISKRYRKSNPRADPLVCGCAMMLSAPFLLLALTFGNISLVATNIFIFIGETLLSVNFTLISDIILKVVTPWRRSSALAVQMTIYHLLGDAGSPYLIGLISDTYERGYAKSPLLKYRSLEYALMTCTIMAVIGGAFFMATALYIERDEKEAEMESEPPSSSSSSLLPADEDHASD